From one Dysidea avara chromosome 9, odDysAvar1.4, whole genome shotgun sequence genomic stretch:
- the LOC136265423 gene encoding uncharacterized protein — MLRRFVNQLNVQYGYSTSTQPAGRREVEGKLARAMMKPMIFGNHQKLFMFLAYTTAIGSTVYMVFYHDYKLDDHCFMPIRRYVARKKKEFFTSSLNTDTIQKLEEQSNKEPSSLVTSSKQQTILK; from the exons ATGTTGAGGCGCTTCGTTAACCAATTAAACGTACAGTATG GTTACTCCACATCAACACAACCAGCTGGCAGGAGGGAGGTGGAGGGCAAGTTAGCTAGAGCTATGATGAAACCAATGATCTTTGGGAACCATCAAAAACTCTTCATGTTCTTAGCCTATACAACTGCAATTG GCTCCACAGTTTACATGGTGTTCTATCATGACTACAAGTTGGATGATCACTGTTTCATGCCA ATCAGACGATATGTTgcaagaaagaagaaagaattTTTCACTAGTAGTTTAAATACAGACACTATACAGAAATTAGAAGAACAAAGTAACAAAGAACCATCTTCTCTTGTAACTTCtagtaaacaacaaacaattttaaaataa